The Legionella jordanis genomic sequence CTGAAAACTGGGGCGGTGGAAAAACCCCATGGGATAGAGCCAACAATTGGCCCACCAGTCTGTTAAGTTCAGGACAACAAAAATTCACCTGGAATATTTCCTGGGGAAATCACTTTGGTGATACTGAAGAGTTTGTCTATTGGATTACCAAACCCGACTTCCAATTTGATCCCAATAAAGAATTAAGTTGGGAGGACTTTGAATCCACACCTTTTTGCAAGCTGAAATATAACGATCAAAACCCAACTGGCAATCCCGATGTGGTCGCTGATAAAGCAAATAATCGGTTTATCACCACCTGTACGGTACCCGCCCGTAATAACCGAGCCGTAATTTATGGAGAATGGGGACGGAATAGCTATACTTATGAGCGTTTTCACTCATGCATTGATGTGGTTTTTTCAAACGATAATCCGGTTCCAAGCATCAAAGCTGTAATCAAACCTTTGCCCTCTGAAGTGGTTGGCACAACTGAGTTGGAGTTGGATGGCTCACAATCGCAAGGGGATGGTTTAAGCTATAGCTGGTCAATCAGCGCTCAGGATTTAACCCCTTATCAATTGAAAGACAGCCAAAGTGCCAAAGCTCATTTGGTCGTAAACAACACCAATGCTCAGCAAAACGTAACGGTTAATCTTCAAGTGAGTCAAGGCGAAGCCACAAGTCGTGCGAGTACACAATTTAAGCACTCGCCTGCGGTGACTTCCACATGGAAAATTATTGGAACGGCTACTTTAGCCAACACGTTGTCTGCAGGTGATAAAATTCAGCTTCGTCTGATCGATAACACTGGCAAGGATTATTTATTACCGCAAACTCCACTGGTATTGACTGAGGAAACAGCCAAAGCTGAAAATTGGGCTTATGCCTTGGCCGAACAAGTGAATGCGAGCAATGCATTTTCAGCCAAAATAGGAGTATTAAATGGGGATAGCCAGACTATCGATCCCATTAAATCGGCCACTGAAAATAAAATATACGTTCCTGCACAAAGTCAGATAACCAATTCATTCATCCAGGTTGAAAAGAAAGATGATCCAGTAACTTCTTGTCGTTCCTTGCGCAAACAAGGCTCAAACAGTTATTGGTTAGGCTATGACGTCTATGCAGACAGCACACCGATCGTTTTAAACTTTAGCGAAACCGGTATTGATTTAACAAAAGTCATGGTTGAACGTGGAGTCTTTAACGATGTACGAGTGCTTGACAAAGACAAATTGCTCATCAATTCAAAACCGGATTGGGTCACGAAAACTGTTCCGGGCTATTTAGGATTTTATGGCCCAAATTACAGCAGCTATGATCCCTTTAACAATCCAGTCAACGCGAATTGTCGAATGGGACCATTATTAAGGCAATAATCCCAAACTGACATCTACCGTCTTTGCTGCATCCCAGGAGAGACGGTAGCGTGTATCTCGGTCCCTCAAATAAAATGGCTATTTTCCCAGTCAACCATAAAGCAGGATTAATCCTTTATTGAACCACGCATTTTACTTCATTATTCTCTTTGAACCGTTCACTTTGAGGTGCTGTAAAAAAGCCATCTCGACCCGGTGATTTGAGCAAAGTCGCTGCAGGGGAATGCACTTGAATGGCAATTCCAGCATAACTTAAAGCATCCATCTCTTTTAGTATCTCATCCACGGATTTTTTGATGATGTTTCGACCTTTTCCTGGGTCAAAAAGGCAATACTGGTTGTTTTCATAAGCTAAAAGAACTATGTGACCGATGTCTTCTACTTTATTATTATTTCCTGGAATTGTTATCAGGAAAAAATAATGATTGCTGTTACTCATTTTTTGCAGCAATTCAGCGGTAATAACCTGCTTCACTTCAGCCTGTTTAATTTTGCTGGCAAATGCATTGCTGTAAGCTTCTTTGATTTGGAGATTGCCCATTAAGGCTGAGGTACGCTCAACATCTTCAATAACATCAAATTTAAGGTTATTTCTTGCCATATAATTCAGAATAAGACTTAAATCGGCGTTGGCACCCGATTCGAGCCATATTTCTGAGTAAATCTCTAACTCTTTTCTCCTTGAAACCTCATGATCAGCAACCAAGCCGAATTTATTCAACAGCAGCATCATGGAGTGCGCAGCACAGGATTGGCTATAGGTTTGTGTTGTATTATCCACCGCCAAGTAATCCAACTTATTAGCTAAATCCGGATCAGTTATCACAAATTGCACAAAAGCAGGTCGGCGGGCGTACTGAAGAAATTCCTTATCTCCTATTGCTAACAAATACTGCTTTACATGAGCTCGATTGGGGTGATTATCTAAGATTGAGAACAATTGGACGCCGGGATATTTCAATTGCCGACCAAAAAGCTTTAACCCTGCCATTCCGGCACTTTGTGAAAACAGATTGATGGCCTTATCGGTGATTTGATCAGAGGCAATGGATAATTCAACTATTTGGTCAATCTCTGCTAATGTTCTCAACCCACCTTCGGTAATAGCATGGCTTTGTAACTCTAATTTAGAGACATTGCTTTTTTTAATAAATTCTGCAGCCTGCATCACCCCTGCATCGGTGATTAGGCTCGCTTCAAGTGCTATTTCTTTAATGGAAGGATTACCGCAAAGTGCAATTAAGGCTAGCTCAGAGAGCTTGGAACCTGCTAATTTCACAGCAACTAAATTCGGATTAGCCGCTAGCAACCTCACAAACTGATCATCAAGCTCGTTGTCATCAATATGAACATGGGTCAAATGACTGTTTGCCAAACATTGAATGCTTTGCGCAAAATTAAGGGATTTAGACGTTTCACTTAATGAGGTCAACTCCACTTCTTTAAGATTTCGACATTGCACCAGCGCTTTTAAAATCTGAGCGGTAGCATCCCTGTTTGTCATATTTACTACAATTTTCTTAATGAATTTATTCTGTGCAATCGCAGAAAACAACTCTGCAATGTCCATTTCGCTTAAGTCAATTTTACCTCCCAACCAGGGACTTATCATTAGGCTCTCTTGTCTATATTGATTAAACTCAATATCCAACAATAATTTGTCCCAGTAGGCCGGCTCTGTTTTGAAAGTGGATAATTTTGAAAAATAGTTCTTCACGTCTTTATACTCAGCAAGCAATTCCAATATGGAACTTTTCATATCCGTTGCATAATATTGCGCCAACGGAGAGGTCGAGTAATAAAAATTATGTAAAAACCCTGGATTCGTTTCGATGATCTCAGGACCATGCTCCAAAGCTTGGTAGGACAGTTGGAGCAATTGCCCTACTTCCTGCAAGGCTCGCTGTGGTGAATTATTGTCTAAATCCGCCAACATGATATTACAGGAATGCACCAGCAATTTGGCTAAATAGGGAGTGATGTCTTCATAAACTTGTGACCAATTGTCTTCAGCTTTGTACTTATCCTTTTTAAGGTAACCACTGGCATAATCATGAATTCGTTCAATAAATTCTCTTAATAAGTTGATCTGTTCCTTACGCATAATTCACCCTAAACCATAAATTGGCTTTATTTTATACAATAAAGATTAAGATATAATTAAACTGATGAATTATTTATTTTTTGCTCTTTCAATACAGAAGCAACTCTACCTTTGCAGCCTGAGGAATCCCGCATTATCAATGTGCCATTTAGTTCAAATGCGTTTTTAAAAAGTTAGAAAAAACCAAATACACCCCGTTTGTCCAGCCAAACCCAACTTCATTCGTGGAATAACTGTATTTAATTTTATCTTCCGTGCGGCTGCTTACTGAAATGACGTCGTATTTTTCAAAAATGGCGCCATCTTTCTCAAATTCTTTTTTTACAGTATTCATGAATTTAGCAGCGACCTCCAGTGCCAATTGATGGTAGCCATATCTTTCAAGTCCAAACACGGCAAAATATTGCATGGGTGCCCATCCGAAAGGATAATCCCATTGCAAACCTGAGTTATGGGTGCTGGTCACAATACCGCCATTTCTTAGGAACTCAGGCATGTGTTTAAGTAGAGCTTCCGCTTGCTTCTTAGAAGCAATTCCAGCCCACAAAGGATAAAAGGTAGTTGCATAAGGATAGTATTTCCGTTTTTTTTGTTTGAAGTTGTAATCGAGATAATAGCCTGTAGATTCATCCCATAAAAATTGGTTAATTTGGTGAGCTCGATGATTGGCACGAGCTTGCCACTGCAAAGCTTCTTTTTTATTTCCTAAAATCTCATGGATTTCTTTGCCATCAAGTTCCATTTGATACAGCAAAACGTTCAGATCTACTGCTGCAAAATCCAGGATTTCGATCCCAAACGGCCCATATTTAGCGGTGATGTCAAAGCCAGATTCCCTGATAGTCCTGTCAGCAATATAAAAAAGCGCTGTTAATCCATTTGTATCGTAAAAAAGGGAATTATCCCTCCCCTCTCCCTCTGTTGGATGCGTTTTAAAATAACTCAGCACTTTCGAATAATATTCCTGAGATTCCTCCGGGGTTTGACCTTCCCCACCCGAATAATATCTGGACAAACCAATTGCAGGAATAGCACGAGGAGGAGTGGTCCAATGATGATGGAGTGTTTTAATGGCTGGTAACGTAGAGTTTAACCAAACCTTGTCTGGGTCCCTGCGATAATAGGCCAGTATCATTTCCGTTAAAAGCGGTGGCTGGGTTCGTCCTAAATAATAGCTGCGATTGGCATTCAACAAAATTCCATAGTGCCTTAGTTCATAAATTAAATTATCAATCATTTGTTTTGCTTGAGTTAATCGGTTGCTTTCGAGTAAACCCAGTACAATAAAATAACTGTCCCAAGCGTATTGTTCATTAAACCGCCCTCCAGGTACAACATAGGGATGAGGCAAATACAACAAACCATGTTTCTCTATTTTCCTGGCATCTTCTGGCAAATAGGCAAACTTCACCTGCCTGGCCCATTCGGGATTTTTATTTTTGATCTGCTCAATGGCTTCCGTTCTAGGCAAATAAACAATTAATTCATCCACTGACAACTTGGGATCAACACTGCACTTAAGCCAATTGTCTCGAGTCAAAAGAGTCCAGCTATCGTCGATGTATTTGGCTATTTGCGAATCGATGGCATTAAAGTCTGCTGAAAATGCAGCTTGGGAAAAGCTCACCCATATCAAAAACACCAGGGCACTATAATGTTTGGGTATAATGTGCAATTTGAATTTCCTTATTGATCTCATTCATCATGGCATTCCCCGAGGAACTATAAACTGAATAAAACCCATCTCCCTTTCCTTAGAGAAAACATGGTAAATACGAATTGATAATTAAAAAGCTTAAAGTTGTAAACCATAATAATATGATTTAAACAGGAGTTCATGCTTGAGTAAAACAGTCATTTTTTTCGAGGGCAGATATGGAGAAGGGAAACTCAAAAACATTCTTCTATGTTTTAAATTATTAAAATATTGTTATGTTATGGTTAAATAGTATCAACTCCTCAATCAGAATTCAGAAAAACAAAGATAATCAAAGTATTTTAGTCGATATACAATTTTTTTTTAAATTCAACTAGTTAATATCGTAAATTGGTAGTGAAAAAACCTGTTATAAAGAGTGATTGAATTTAAATAATGGTCAGAGAATACACAAAAACTCATTAATTTACCCATATCACTTTAAACTTTAATATTCTACTTCAAATTGGAACTGGATTAATCTGTTTTGCATCCTCAAGATATGTCTCATAGTCATCGGAAGCAATATCATTAAAAAATAATTCTGATGATGCAACATATTTATTTTTAAAAAAACCAAACTGCTTACTTGTATTGTCCGATAACTGGTTAAAGGATGTAAGTGCGATAACAAGTCCTGTTAAACTCATTAAAGATAGACCTAAAGCGAGTGCCATTGTCGGTAGGGCTAAGGGAGCTGCTGCTAATACACCAGCTGCTAATACTAAAGCAATTCCTAAAATGAGAGCTAGGCTATTTATTAGTATATAACCAAGACCTGTTGAAAAAGGGTGGGAATTTTTATATTCATTAACTTGCGTTTTGAGTCTATTGAATTCCAAACCCAATTCATCACGATTTATCTTTGTAGGGGCTTGCATAACCAGAACCGCTTTCCTAAGAATGGGTTTAAAAAATTCTGGTTCTACCCCCTGCATGATATTAAAAAGATCTTCAAGAGCAAAAAGAAAATTATAGCCACGATTTTGGATGGCTTGAATATCTTCTCGACTCTTTTTTAAGCTTTTTGCAAATGTCTTGGTGTTCAATAGTAGGTTGAGTTCATATTGATGGTGTTTACCAGGTAAATCATATAATTCTTGTGTGAAACTGCTGGTAATAACAGTAGGCAAACGCGCATTACTCATTATTTAATCCAATAAAACACTCATTCTGAGCTGACTCTAAATTTTTTAGAGGGTGATCTGAGTTCTAATTGAACGAGTATCTCATTTGGTTATCACGATTTCCAGTTTAATTTTTAATTTCATTGAGACAACAAGCAAGAACCTAAGAAATATATAAATACTTGAAAGAGGCGCAGTGAATGCTGAAAAAGGTAAGTTTAAAAGACTCTCATTTTTTGGAAAGACTCGTTTGCATTTGAAACAATGCTACAGTTTAGGTCCCATACCTTTAGCTTGAAGTTCCTGCAATGCTGCTGCACTTTTATGAGCTTTGATGTCCATTCCAGCTAGTATCTCAGGTGCCTTCGTGAATTGAACATCTGCATATTCAACCACTTGGATGTAATTTCCCCAGGGATCAAGAAAGTCACAAAATTTATCCTTAATCAACTCAACTTGCATTGTTTGCAATAGCTCTTTGATTTTAGCTCGGTCATCCACCACCAGTCCAAAATGACGTATTTTGTCCTTGTGTGCAATATCTGTTTTCATGATGGCAATAAATTGATCGCCTAAGTCAATAAACGCATGATTGTGATCTTTGCCCCGGAGTTTAAAAGTGAACAGACTGGCATAAAACTCCAATGCCTTTTCTACATCACCCACCTCAAGAGCAACATGGTTAATACCTATTAATTTTGGTTTTTCCATAATCCATCCTCCCTAAACTTATACTTATAGGATAGACAATTGCAAAACCACATTGCTGTTATAGATGAGCAGTTAGTCCTAAACGAGATTGCCTCAGATTAAAAGATCAGAGAACTGATCAATCAATAGAGTTGAGGCCAATTCTGTGTCTGTCTTGAAAAAGGCAGTATTATTTTTTGCCTGCAGGTCTCAAGACATGTGGACCCGTCAGCTCATTACCGGTTCCACCTGAGACATTTTTTAAATCTTTTTGCGGTACTTTTTTACTGCCTTTTTTCTGAGTCTTCTTCATCATGTACTCCTGAATTCTATACACTTATATAATAGTCTAAGAAATCAGGGTTATTTAGAAGCTCGCTAAGGTGATATATGAGATTTCCAGCAGCGATAACCTAGAATTTGGGAAGCATAGAATCTTCCATTTTTAACACCAGATGTAAACTTGCATAAACCAGATTTTAAATCCATGTTTCTGAAGAATATATATCCGCATTGTACTAAACAAATAAACAGATTATATACTTGTTGCGCTCCAGTCTGGCTTACTCCAATAAGCTATAATTAACTATTATGGAACGAGAAATTAATATGCTAAATATAGAACCCCACATAATTAGAGGTATTCTTAAGCAAATAAAAGGATTCCAGGAAAAAATAGATGAATATCCTAAATTGACTTGTGAAAAGGATACACCTTATATTTTATCTGATCCTTGGTATCAAAGGGTTCTAAATAAAATAAATACCTTACCACCCGATCAACAAGCAACTTTGGTCGCTTTAATGTATTTAGGCCATGGAGATTTTAAAAAAAACGAATGGAGGGAGGCTTTTGAGATAGCTCAAGATCAGCTAACAAGACATATAGGACAGTACTTGTTATCACAACCAAAAGTCGTCAATTATATTGAAAACGGCCTTGAGATTTTAGGTTTCACAAAAAATTAGCCACTTAAATCCAAATTTTTTATTTGTAATTTCCATCATAAAAATTCCGTTATTCACTTATCTATTCTATCCTAAAGCCACAGACTACCTCATACATTCATATGCTATAGAAAAGCATTAGTCACAAGAATTCCAGGACGAAACATCCACAAACACGCCCTTCTAGTTTAGAATAAGGCGAGAAATAGGACTGGTATTATGACTAACAGCAATAAATTACGCACTCACAGCTTAAGCACCAGCAAGGTAAATGAATGGCTGCATAACCTTCCCATTGATTTTCAACAAGTATTAACTTCTGATGCGAAAGCTTTGGCTTCCTGGGAAGATATAACAATACTTGCGCGCAATGAATGGATCTGCTGGATTGAGTCTGCCAAAAAACAGGAAACCAGAGAGCGTCGAATCGAGCGGGCCTGCAATGATCTTAAAAATGGTAAGCGCCGGCCCTGCTGCTGGCCGGGCTGCCCGCATCGATAACATTCAATACCTCTTCATTGCATTGATTCCTTTCGCATGAACTGCAATTTATAATTTAAAAAACCACTCATAATCAGAAAAATTCCGGCCATTAAAATAATATTGTAAGCTTCGCTTGCAAAACAATGTTTATAGAGAAAACCGAGCAACAGTCCGATTACAATTTGCGGGAATACAATTGCGACATTTATAATTCCCATGTAAAAACCATGGTTTTTCTTAGAGATTAATTTTGCAAAAATATCATAGGGACAGGTTGTAAGCGTTGCCCAGGAGATGCCATAGAAGATCATAAGAAAAACCATAAGATAGCGATTGGTTGTAAAAGCCATCAAAATTATGCTGATGCCCCCCACTGTCAGCCCCATGGTAAATATTTTCTTAATGGACCAGTACTTATTAAAAAACGGGATGAGAAAGGCAAAAAACATACTGGCTAGCTGCAAGATAACGCAGTAAAAGGAGGTTAAAATATTCGCTTCTGCCAGGTACTCCCCTGCCTGCTCCAAATCGTCCGTCATAAAGGAAGGCATACCGAGGATGGTTTGCGCAATATCAATATTCAAGTAATTCCAAATTGAAAATATCGCAACCCAGGCAAAAAACAACGTATAACTCAGTTTCCAAAAGCCCGCTGGAAGTTTTTTCACCTTAGCCAGTATGTCCTGCCAGGAAAAAGACTGGTTAAATGCAATGGTCCTCATGAAATGATTCGTCCTTTTTTCACGGGTTTTTGCAAAGGTGATTAAACAAACTATCAAGTAAACAAAAGCACCAATGACAAAGGTAGTTTTAAGATAAGCAGGAGTCTGCGTTTTAGGTCCCGATTCCTGAAATAAATACATCATCATACAAGGGAGAAGGCCCCCTGCCATTGCTCCTAATCCTGCCATGGCTGTGGAACAACTTAATGCACGAACGCGATCATTGCCTCTAGTCAGATCAAGCACTAAAGCACGTGACAATTGTGCATTTCCATTTGAGCCAATATCAATGAGGGTCATAATGAAAATGAGCAGGAAAAAACCATGAACAAAAGGCAGAAATAAGAGCCCTACAAAACCCAATACCGTGGATAGTAGGAACAGTGGTCTTCTTCGTCCGTACTTTGACTGGAAATTATCGGACAAAATGCCAATAACCGGTTGTCCAAATAGCCCCGCTAAGGGAGCGATGAGCCACAAATAGCCAATCACATGCGACTTAAACCCAGCAAATTGAAAAATGGTTGTTAAATTGGCGATTTGCAGGGTACTTGCCATACCAATTCCAAAGGAACAAATGGTTAAATAAAAAATTTTATTGTTTGTCATGATGGAAAACCCCTTTGCCCGTTTGGTAACTAATTATTCCCAATGAAACAAAAACAGTAATAATGATGGTGATAACCCTTATATGGCCGTGATAGAAAATGGCCGTGGCAAAACTGCCAAGACTTGCCATGATGGCCATT encodes the following:
- a CDS encoding lytic polysaccharide monooxygenase, with protein sequence MKVKKNSIKLWFLLMLLPASVAFSHGVIESPPSREQFCGVESKPDEIFKDKMTHEECRPIMTKADGSMDNSVYNFMSVLTHTIGRSNKPIDQLPAYVCGFGSENWGGGKTPWDRANNWPTSLLSSGQQKFTWNISWGNHFGDTEEFVYWITKPDFQFDPNKELSWEDFESTPFCKLKYNDQNPTGNPDVVADKANNRFITTCTVPARNNRAVIYGEWGRNSYTYERFHSCIDVVFSNDNPVPSIKAVIKPLPSEVVGTTELELDGSQSQGDGLSYSWSISAQDLTPYQLKDSQSAKAHLVVNNTNAQQNVTVNLQVSQGEATSRASTQFKHSPAVTSTWKIIGTATLANTLSAGDKIQLRLIDNTGKDYLLPQTPLVLTEETAKAENWAYALAEQVNASNAFSAKIGVLNGDSQTIDPIKSATENKIYVPAQSQITNSFIQVEKKDDPVTSCRSLRKQGSNSYWLGYDVYADSTPIVLNFSETGIDLTKVMVERGVFNDVRVLDKDKLLINSKPDWVTKTVPGYLGFYGPNYSSYDPFNNPVNANCRMGPLLRQ
- a CDS encoding leucine-rich repeat domain-containing protein → MRKEQINLLREFIERIHDYASGYLKKDKYKAEDNWSQVYEDITPYLAKLLVHSCNIMLADLDNNSPQRALQEVGQLLQLSYQALEHGPEIIETNPGFLHNFYYSTSPLAQYYATDMKSSILELLAEYKDVKNYFSKLSTFKTEPAYWDKLLLDIEFNQYRQESLMISPWLGGKIDLSEMDIAELFSAIAQNKFIKKIVVNMTNRDATAQILKALVQCRNLKEVELTSLSETSKSLNFAQSIQCLANSHLTHVHIDDNELDDQFVRLLAANPNLVAVKLAGSKLSELALIALCGNPSIKEIALEASLITDAGVMQAAEFIKKSNVSKLELQSHAITEGGLRTLAEIDQIVELSIASDQITDKAINLFSQSAGMAGLKLFGRQLKYPGVQLFSILDNHPNRAHVKQYLLAIGDKEFLQYARRPAFVQFVITDPDLANKLDYLAVDNTTQTYSQSCAAHSMMLLLNKFGLVADHEVSRRKELEIYSEIWLESGANADLSLILNYMARNNLKFDVIEDVERTSALMGNLQIKEAYSNAFASKIKQAEVKQVITAELLQKMSNSNHYFFLITIPGNNNKVEDIGHIVLLAYENNQYCLFDPGKGRNIIKKSVDEILKEMDALSYAGIAIQVHSPAATLLKSPGRDGFFTAPQSERFKENNEVKCVVQ
- a CDS encoding trehalase family glycosidase — protein: MHIIPKHYSALVFLIWVSFSQAAFSADFNAIDSQIAKYIDDSWTLLTRDNWLKCSVDPKLSVDELIVYLPRTEAIEQIKNKNPEWARQVKFAYLPEDARKIEKHGLLYLPHPYVVPGGRFNEQYAWDSYFIVLGLLESNRLTQAKQMIDNLIYELRHYGILLNANRSYYLGRTQPPLLTEMILAYYRRDPDKVWLNSTLPAIKTLHHHWTTPPRAIPAIGLSRYYSGGEGQTPEESQEYYSKVLSYFKTHPTEGEGRDNSLFYDTNGLTALFYIADRTIRESGFDITAKYGPFGIEILDFAAVDLNVLLYQMELDGKEIHEILGNKKEALQWQARANHRAHQINQFLWDESTGYYLDYNFKQKKRKYYPYATTFYPLWAGIASKKQAEALLKHMPEFLRNGGIVTSTHNSGLQWDYPFGWAPMQYFAVFGLERYGYHQLALEVAAKFMNTVKKEFEKDGAIFEKYDVISVSSRTEDKIKYSYSTNEVGFGWTNGVYLVFSNFLKTHLN
- a CDS encoding VOC family protein, whose product is MEKPKLIGINHVALEVGDVEKALEFYASLFTFKLRGKDHNHAFIDLGDQFIAIMKTDIAHKDKIRHFGLVVDDRAKIKELLQTMQVELIKDKFCDFLDPWGNYIQVVEYADVQFTKAPEILAGMDIKAHKSAAALQELQAKGMGPKL
- a CDS encoding DUF3775 domain-containing protein produces the protein MEREINMLNIEPHIIRGILKQIKGFQEKIDEYPKLTCEKDTPYILSDPWYQRVLNKINTLPPDQQATLVALMYLGHGDFKKNEWREAFEIAQDQLTRHIGQYLLSQPKVVNYIENGLEILGFTKN
- a CDS encoding YdeI/OmpD-associated family protein, whose amino-acid sequence is MTNSNKLRTHSLSTSKVNEWLHNLPIDFQQVLTSDAKALASWEDITILARNEWICWIESAKKQETRERRIERACNDLKNGKRRPCCWPGCPHR
- a CDS encoding MFS transporter; this translates as MTNNKIFYLTICSFGIGMASTLQIANLTTIFQFAGFKSHVIGYLWLIAPLAGLFGQPVIGILSDNFQSKYGRRRPLFLLSTVLGFVGLLFLPFVHGFFLLIFIMTLIDIGSNGNAQLSRALVLDLTRGNDRVRALSCSTAMAGLGAMAGGLLPCMMMYLFQESGPKTQTPAYLKTTFVIGAFVYLIVCLITFAKTREKRTNHFMRTIAFNQSFSWQDILAKVKKLPAGFWKLSYTLFFAWVAIFSIWNYLNIDIAQTILGMPSFMTDDLEQAGEYLAEANILTSFYCVILQLASMFFAFLIPFFNKYWSIKKIFTMGLTVGGISIILMAFTTNRYLMVFLMIFYGISWATLTTCPYDIFAKLISKKNHGFYMGIINVAIVFPQIVIGLLLGFLYKHCFASEAYNIILMAGIFLIMSGFLNYKLQFMRKESMQ